A single genomic interval of Mucilaginibacter boryungensis harbors:
- a CDS encoding TolC family protein, producing MHYVKIYGCAALMLLSAIAVRAQHRVTLKYLLNKVDQKAPALIADSAAIATRQAQAMEIRGNWLPNLKLNYQTDIGTNNNTAGPYFGFGIIPSNSRGVRAESNTSAVLTNLGIVALDWEIYNFGAYAAQNNVASSDIAVEQNLFQQSKYKLQAYTIGNYLQLMRLQDYLTIQSRNIERNQQIRRSIQSLAKSGIRPGVDTSIAEAELSKARLTYIELDNQLKQTQLQLAAVSGLPYQSIVPDTLAETRLISQTNVPQLMVADTANHPIINYYRSIVQNSRQKEELVKKQYNPKILLEAAAWGRGSSIDGNDHFNDLSSGFGFDRNNYLVGVGVSYNLFDLRRKQLKLRTQKTATDYAIKKLDEQKSLLALGVSQADVELNTAKQRLVEIPNQLRAANAGYRQKLSLYKNGLTDIIELNAALNILYRAETDYAQARFIYTSALFQKAVTVNQVNYILNLFN from the coding sequence ATGCACTATGTTAAAATATATGGGTGCGCCGCATTGATGCTATTATCAGCCATTGCGGTCCGTGCCCAACACCGGGTTACGCTGAAGTACCTTCTTAATAAAGTTGATCAAAAAGCGCCTGCATTAATTGCTGATTCTGCTGCTATTGCAACCAGGCAAGCACAAGCTATGGAAATCCGGGGCAATTGGCTTCCTAATTTAAAACTGAATTATCAAACCGATATAGGTACTAATAATAATACCGCCGGGCCATACTTTGGCTTTGGCATCATCCCATCTAACTCGCGGGGAGTACGTGCTGAAAGTAATACTTCGGCTGTTTTAACTAATCTGGGCATAGTTGCGCTGGATTGGGAAATTTACAATTTCGGGGCTTATGCGGCCCAGAATAATGTTGCCAGCTCAGATATTGCCGTAGAACAAAACCTGTTCCAGCAATCAAAATACAAATTACAAGCCTATACCATTGGTAATTACCTGCAACTGATGCGCTTGCAGGATTATTTAACGATCCAGTCCCGCAATATTGAGCGTAACCAGCAGATCAGGCGGTCTATTCAATCGCTTGCTAAAAGTGGTATCAGGCCGGGCGTTGACACCAGTATAGCTGAAGCCGAGCTATCAAAAGCAAGATTAACTTATATTGAACTGGATAATCAGCTTAAACAAACACAACTGCAATTAGCAGCTGTTAGTGGCTTACCTTATCAAAGCATTGTACCGGACACACTGGCCGAAACGCGACTGATTTCACAAACTAATGTCCCCCAACTGATGGTTGCAGATACCGCAAATCATCCCATTATCAATTATTATAGGTCAATTGTTCAAAACAGCCGGCAGAAAGAGGAACTGGTTAAGAAACAATACAACCCTAAGATTTTACTGGAAGCTGCCGCCTGGGGGCGTGGCTCCAGTATAGATGGTAACGACCATTTTAATGATCTTTCCAGCGGTTTTGGGTTCGACCGAAACAATTACCTTGTTGGTGTGGGTGTCTCTTATAACCTGTTCGACCTGCGCCGTAAACAGCTTAAACTGCGCACGCAAAAAACGGCGACCGACTATGCGATAAAAAAACTGGACGAACAGAAATCATTATTGGCCTTAGGTGTCAGTCAGGCCGATGTAGAACTTAATACTGCTAAACAGCGCCTGGTGGAAATTCCCAACCAACTAAGGGCTGCTAATGCGGGTTATCGTCAAAAACTATCATTGTATAAAAATGGCTTAACTGATATTATCGAACTTAATGCGGCTTTAAACATTTTATACCGGGCCGAAACTGATTACGCGCAAGCCCGGTTCATTTACACCAGCGCCTTGTTTCAAAAAGCGGTTACCGTCAATCAGGTCAATTACATTTTAAACCTTTTTAATTAA
- a CDS encoding efflux RND transporter permease subunit, with the protein MSMVTAALKRPITVVVITMSLMIFAVLSAINIPIDIFPQLNLPTIYVIESYGGMSPQQMEGFFSTRLQDQFLYVNGIKNISTKNIQGLTMLKISFYESTDMAEAQAQVALQVNRAMKFFPPGALPPQVIRYDASSLPVGQLVLSAPGRSLKEIYDMAATRIRPMFASVPGLSAPPPFGANSRSITVSVDPAKLRSYDLTPDQVVEALAKFNAMSPSGNLRIGNTMFTTTINSLVKRSEEFGDIPIKTKNGVSVLVKDVARVADASDITVDYALINGKRSVYIPIVKTASASTWSVVQGLKAKLPEMQNLLPDDIKVSYEFDQSVFVINAVKSLMTEGGLGALLTGLMVLLFLRDWRSSLIVVITIPVSILLGVMLLGAFGQTINIMTLSGLALAIGILVDQATVTIENIHQHLEMGKSKKLAIYEACEEISFPLLLILLCILAVFAPSFLMNGVPKAMFLPLSLSIGLTMIVSYILAQTLVPILSNWLINAAQYQHYHHGKIHAHAGEALNREEELQINKHLREEREHPEDNDFFEKVKLRFMNIITRWMPHKKLIVPIYLVVVIVLAGIGFIVIGKDMMPKLNNGQFMIRIKAPDGTRLERTEDKFKQVLNIIDKTVDHHIEISSGYVGIIPSSYGSSNLYIFNTGTHEAVLQVKLDESYKVNMDELKDALRKNIGHAMPNLRITFEPIDMTEKIMSQGASTPIELRVAGKDMAQIETYANKAVAKLKQIPYLRDVQIVQPLNIPVIAITLDRQKVSQFGLTVTDIARSVTASTSSSRFTEKNQWLDENKQYTYQVQVQIPEYTMNTIDELKEIPLLKGQNTPTLADVADFKMTHAPGEYDRAGPRRFLTVSANINKMDLGTATADVQKALKGIGTPPKGLIAELKGMTNLLTETMSSLQSGLGFAVLVIFLLLAANYQSFKLSLTVLSTVPAVILGSLAALLLTSSTLNLQSYMGMIMSTGVSVANAILIVTNGEKLRLEFKDATRASVTSAAIRLRPILMTSFAMMAGMVPMASGMGEAGEQTAPLGRAVIGGLFASTLAALFILPLVFAWVQNKTTYKSPSLMPEETTAIKTSAI; encoded by the coding sequence ATGTCAATGGTCACCGCCGCACTTAAACGGCCTATTACCGTGGTAGTAATTACCATGAGTTTGATGATCTTCGCCGTGCTTAGTGCCATAAATATCCCTATAGATATCTTCCCGCAGTTAAACCTGCCTACCATCTATGTCATCGAATCCTATGGCGGTATGTCGCCTCAGCAAATGGAGGGTTTTTTTAGCACCCGTTTGCAGGATCAGTTCCTGTATGTAAACGGCATTAAAAATATTTCTACTAAAAATATACAGGGGCTTACCATGCTTAAGATCAGCTTTTACGAAAGCACCGATATGGCAGAAGCACAAGCTCAGGTAGCCTTACAGGTAAACCGCGCCATGAAATTCTTCCCGCCGGGAGCCTTACCACCACAGGTAATCCGGTACGATGCTTCATCTTTGCCGGTAGGCCAGTTAGTATTATCCGCTCCCGGCCGCAGTCTGAAAGAAATATACGATATGGCAGCTACCCGTATCCGGCCTATGTTTGCTTCGGTGCCGGGATTATCAGCCCCCCCGCCTTTTGGCGCCAATTCGCGCTCTATCACCGTGAGTGTCGATCCGGCCAAATTACGCAGTTACGATCTAACGCCCGATCAGGTAGTGGAGGCCTTGGCTAAGTTTAACGCCATGTCGCCGTCGGGTAACCTGCGCATCGGTAATACCATGTTTACAACTACTATTAACTCACTGGTTAAAAGATCTGAAGAGTTTGGTGATATCCCAATCAAAACTAAAAACGGCGTTTCGGTGCTGGTGAAAGATGTGGCGCGCGTGGCCGATGCTTCGGATATTACGGTTGATTATGCTTTGATCAACGGAAAGAGATCGGTATACATTCCGATAGTAAAAACAGCCAGTGCATCCACCTGGTCAGTTGTACAGGGCTTGAAAGCTAAATTACCTGAAATGCAAAACTTATTGCCCGACGACATTAAAGTATCCTATGAATTTGACCAATCTGTTTTTGTAATAAACGCCGTTAAAAGTTTAATGACCGAAGGAGGCCTAGGGGCTTTGCTTACCGGCTTAATGGTATTGTTATTCCTGCGCGATTGGCGAAGTAGTTTAATTGTAGTGATTACCATCCCGGTTTCTATCCTTTTAGGCGTAATGTTATTGGGCGCCTTCGGCCAAACCATTAATATTATGACCCTGAGCGGCCTGGCCTTGGCAATAGGTATCCTGGTTGACCAGGCGACTGTTACGATAGAAAATATTCATCAGCACCTGGAAATGGGCAAATCGAAAAAACTGGCTATTTATGAGGCCTGCGAGGAGATATCGTTTCCATTGTTGCTTATCCTGCTTTGTATCCTTGCCGTATTCGCGCCGTCCTTTCTTATGAATGGTGTCCCTAAAGCGATGTTTCTGCCATTGTCTTTGTCTATCGGGTTAACCATGATCGTATCTTATATTCTGGCCCAAACCCTTGTGCCAATATTAAGTAACTGGCTAATTAACGCCGCACAATACCAGCACTATCACCATGGCAAAATACATGCCCACGCCGGCGAGGCATTGAACCGCGAAGAAGAGCTACAGATAAACAAGCACTTGAGAGAAGAACGGGAACACCCGGAGGACAACGATTTTTTTGAAAAGGTAAAACTGCGTTTTATGAATATTATTACCCGGTGGATGCCTCATAAAAAACTTATTGTGCCCATATATTTAGTGGTGGTTATTGTTTTAGCTGGTATCGGTTTCATCGTTATCGGTAAGGATATGATGCCAAAATTGAACAACGGCCAGTTTATGATCCGGATTAAAGCGCCTGATGGTACCAGGCTGGAACGCACCGAAGATAAATTTAAACAGGTGCTGAACATTATTGATAAAACTGTTGACCATCATATCGAGATCAGTTCGGGTTATGTGGGCATCATTCCCAGCAGTTACGGCAGCAGTAACCTGTATATTTTTAATACAGGCACACACGAGGCCGTCCTGCAAGTTAAGCTGGACGAAAGCTATAAGGTTAATATGGACGAATTGAAAGATGCCCTGCGTAAAAACATCGGTCACGCTATGCCTAACCTGCGCATTACTTTTGAACCGATAGATATGACCGAAAAGATTATGAGCCAGGGGGCTTCAACCCCAATTGAATTACGGGTTGCGGGAAAGGATATGGCGCAGATAGAAACCTATGCAAATAAAGCGGTTGCTAAACTAAAGCAGATACCTTATTTGCGGGATGTGCAAATTGTTCAGCCACTGAATATCCCGGTAATAGCAATAACGCTTGACCGGCAAAAGGTATCACAGTTTGGTTTGACTGTTACAGATATTGCCAGGTCCGTAACTGCGAGTACATCCTCCAGTCGTTTTACCGAGAAGAACCAGTGGCTGGATGAAAACAAACAATACACCTATCAGGTACAGGTACAAATACCAGAGTATACGATGAATACTATAGACGAGTTGAAGGAAATCCCTCTCCTAAAAGGTCAAAATACGCCAACACTTGCCGATGTAGCAGATTTTAAAATGACCCATGCGCCCGGTGAATACGATCGTGCCGGCCCAAGGCGATTTTTAACAGTAAGCGCCAATATTAACAAAATGGACCTGGGTACAGCTACAGCCGATGTGCAAAAAGCTTTGAAAGGAATAGGTACCCCGCCCAAGGGATTAATAGCCGAATTAAAGGGAATGACCAACCTGCTTACTGAAACGATGAGTAGTTTACAAAGCGGATTGGGCTTTGCGGTATTAGTAATATTTTTATTGCTGGCCGCCAACTATCAATCTTTCAAGCTATCCTTAACAGTATTATCTACCGTCCCGGCAGTAATACTCGGTTCGCTGGCGGCGTTACTGCTTACCAGCTCTACCCTCAACCTGCAATCTTATATGGGGATGATCATGTCAACCGGTGTTTCCGTAGCAAATGCTATCCTTATTGTAACTAATGGAGAGAAACTACGGTTAGAATTTAAAGATGCTACACGGGCTTCTGTTACCAGCGCGGCTATCCGTTTGCGCCCTATCCTGATGACCAGTTTCGCCATGATGGCGGGTATGGTACCTATGGCATCGGGAATGGGCGAGGCCGGCGAGCAAACCGCGCCGTTGGGCCGTGCTGTAATCGGTGGATTGTTTGCCTCTACATTGGCCGCATTGTTTATTCTGCCCTTAGTATTTGCCTGGGTACAAAATAAAACCACTTATAAATCTCCATCCTTAATGCCCGAAGAAACAACAGCTATTAAAACCTCAGCTATATAA
- a CDS encoding MBL fold metallo-hydrolase gives MSRSCLEVGIATLLLMVVAGCGMVKSVGTNPKGDELTRLEALPNYKNGAFENLAERADTTVKHNLLFRRRPETLRPSQPLPWVKTDLKTLPDPAPTVVWFGHSSLLIKTGQGNILIDPIFSNHAGPVPGLVTAFKGTTNYHADDMPPIDVLIISHDHYDHLDYRTLVKLKSRIKMAVVPMGVGADLVYWGFDRKKIIELNWNQSTTLPGGLQITATPAQHKSNRTYSKENKTLWASYVIQANQYRLFYSGDSGYGPHFKQIGQQYGPFDLALLECGQYSPNWPWTHLWLGQTAQAAVDLQARLLQPIHWAKFEEANRPWNEPIEKLLPAAEKLNVQVNVPRIGEPYTLGDAPKQTAWWNFDKLTL, from the coding sequence ATGAGTAGGAGTTGTTTGGAGGTAGGGATAGCTACGCTGTTGTTGATGGTAGTTGCTGGTTGTGGTATGGTAAAATCAGTAGGCACAAACCCGAAAGGTGACGAGCTTACCAGGTTAGAAGCCCTGCCAAATTATAAAAATGGCGCTTTTGAAAATCTGGCCGAACGTGCCGACACTACTGTTAAACACAATCTGCTCTTTCGCCGCCGCCCTGAAACCCTAAGGCCTTCCCAGCCACTGCCATGGGTCAAGACCGATTTGAAAACACTGCCTGACCCTGCACCGACAGTGGTTTGGTTCGGGCATTCGTCTTTGCTGATCAAAACCGGGCAGGGTAATATACTTATCGATCCTATTTTTAGCAATCACGCCGGGCCGGTACCCGGATTAGTTACCGCATTTAAAGGCACAACAAATTATCATGCGGATGATATGCCGCCCATAGATGTGTTGATCATCTCTCATGACCATTACGATCACCTGGATTATCGCACCCTGGTAAAATTGAAAAGCCGTATTAAAATGGCAGTAGTACCTATGGGCGTGGGGGCCGATTTGGTGTACTGGGGCTTCGACCGTAAAAAGATCATCGAATTAAACTGGAACCAATCAACAACGTTGCCTGGCGGGCTGCAAATCACCGCTACGCCGGCACAACATAAAAGTAACCGAACCTATAGTAAAGAAAATAAAACCCTTTGGGCATCATACGTGATACAGGCAAACCAGTACCGCTTGTTTTATAGCGGCGATAGCGGCTACGGGCCACACTTTAAACAGATAGGCCAGCAATACGGCCCATTTGACCTGGCACTGCTGGAATGCGGACAGTACAGCCCTAATTGGCCATGGACACATCTGTGGCTTGGACAAACCGCCCAGGCTGCGGTCGACCTGCAAGCCCGTTTGCTGCAACCTATCCATTGGGCTAAATTCGAGGAGGCCAATCGTCCGTGGAACGAACCTATAGAAAAGCTATTGCCCGCTGCTGAAAAGTTGAATGTGCAAGTAAATGTACCCCGTATTGGCGAACCCTATACGTTGGGTGATGCCCCTAAGCAAACGGCCTGGTGGAATTTTGATAAATTAACACTGTAA
- a CDS encoding glycoside hydrolase family 31 protein, producing the protein MKKTLYLSVVLFIAYTSIAFSQSYQRLGQGVKTITQSIAIEVQFYSPQIVRVLKQPQGNVLKKESLAVIKKPQQTQVDISAQHDTVTLKSSAVEVKLNLKTGGVSFVSAVSGVPLFTEKDYGTQFTHVKDGNEASFDVRQAFILDKDEVIYGLGQQPNGKLNQRGQKVYLRNENTRVCIPFFQSVKGYGIYWDSYAPTTFTDNIQETAFDSEVGNCADYYFMYGGGADGVVTQMRDLTGQAPMMPLWVYGYNQSRERYKTQFELVDVVKRYRALKVPLDGIVQDWQYWGKDDNWNAMSFDATTYPKPQLMVDSVHLLHAHLFIVSWPGFAPKTPQFQEFKQKNMLINFDTWPPGANTRPYDVYNPEARDIYWGYLNKGIFSLGPDAWWLDSTEPDHINIRDKDFDQPTFLGTFRSVQNAFPLAHTKGVYEHQRDESATKRVVLLTRSAFAGQQRYSANTWSGDIRSDWPTFKKQIPNALNFSMTGLPYWNADIGGFFAGNWNRGGGINNPEFKELYARWLQFGAFTPMMRSHGTDIPREIYQFGKRGDQIFDVVEKFINLRYSILPYIYSTAWNVTHNSGSIMRPLYAGFGQDKQGYEVNTEYLFGKSFLVMPVTDKGVKSQDVYLPAGTKWYDFWTGEIAEGGKNIERATPIDILPLYVQAGSIIPWGPKVQYANEKKWDNLTIRVYPGADGEFTLYEDQNDNYNYEKGVYATIDFAWNDKERTLTINEQKGAFPGMITKRKFNLIIVKPNHGTGIETTSPDKTINYNGRDIKVKF; encoded by the coding sequence ATGAAAAAAACCTTGTACTTATCGGTTGTGCTTTTTATAGCTTATACCAGCATCGCATTTTCGCAATCATATCAGCGTTTGGGGCAGGGGGTTAAAACAATTACGCAATCGATAGCTATCGAGGTTCAATTTTATTCACCACAAATTGTGCGTGTATTAAAGCAACCTCAAGGAAACGTACTGAAAAAAGAAAGCCTGGCCGTGATAAAAAAGCCGCAGCAAACACAGGTTGATATTAGTGCCCAACACGATACGGTAACTTTAAAAAGCAGCGCTGTTGAGGTAAAATTAAATTTAAAAACAGGCGGCGTCAGCTTTGTTTCTGCTGTTAGCGGCGTACCCTTGTTTACCGAGAAGGATTACGGCACACAGTTTACGCATGTTAAAGATGGCAACGAGGCATCTTTTGATGTACGGCAAGCTTTTATATTAGATAAAGACGAGGTTATTTATGGGCTTGGGCAACAACCTAATGGTAAATTGAACCAACGTGGACAAAAGGTGTATTTGCGTAACGAAAACACGCGGGTTTGTATCCCCTTTTTTCAATCGGTAAAGGGCTATGGCATTTATTGGGACAGTTATGCCCCTACCACTTTTACCGACAATATACAGGAAACAGCGTTTGATTCGGAAGTTGGCAACTGTGCAGATTATTATTTTATGTATGGAGGAGGAGCCGATGGTGTAGTTACCCAGATGCGTGACCTTACAGGGCAAGCGCCTATGATGCCTTTATGGGTATATGGCTATAACCAGTCGCGCGAACGCTATAAAACACAATTTGAACTTGTTGACGTAGTTAAAAGATACCGCGCGTTAAAAGTTCCTTTAGATGGTATCGTGCAGGATTGGCAATATTGGGGTAAGGACGATAACTGGAACGCGATGAGTTTTGATGCTACCACGTATCCGAAACCACAGTTGATGGTAGATAGCGTACACCTTTTGCATGCCCACTTGTTTATTGTTTCCTGGCCAGGATTTGCCCCTAAAACGCCGCAATTTCAGGAATTCAAGCAAAAAAATATGCTGATCAATTTTGACACCTGGCCTCCGGGTGCCAATACACGTCCCTATGATGTGTATAACCCCGAGGCACGTGATATCTATTGGGGGTATCTAAATAAAGGAATTTTCTCATTAGGCCCTGATGCCTGGTGGCTGGACTCGACGGAACCGGATCATATCAATATAAGGGATAAGGATTTTGACCAGCCTACTTTTTTGGGCACTTTTAGAAGTGTTCAAAATGCTTTTCCATTAGCGCACACAAAGGGGGTTTATGAGCATCAAAGGGATGAATCAGCTACCAAACGTGTGGTGCTGCTTACACGTTCTGCGTTTGCGGGACAACAGCGTTATAGCGCTAATACATGGAGCGGTGATATACGGTCGGACTGGCCAACCTTTAAAAAACAGATACCGAATGCGCTTAACTTTTCGATGACCGGGCTGCCATATTGGAATGCCGATATAGGTGGCTTTTTTGCTGGCAACTGGAATAGGGGCGGCGGTATCAACAATCCGGAATTCAAGGAATTATATGCCCGCTGGTTGCAATTTGGCGCTTTTACGCCAATGATGCGATCGCACGGCACAGATATCCCGAGAGAGATATATCAATTTGGCAAGCGTGGCGATCAGATATTCGATGTAGTTGAAAAATTCATCAACCTGCGTTATAGCATATTGCCTTATATCTACTCAACTGCGTGGAATGTTACACATAATTCGGGTTCTATTATGAGGCCGTTATATGCAGGGTTTGGGCAGGATAAACAAGGATATGAAGTTAATACGGAATACCTGTTTGGTAAATCGTTTTTAGTAATGCCGGTTACCGATAAGGGCGTTAAAAGTCAAGATGTTTATCTGCCAGCCGGTACTAAATGGTACGATTTCTGGACGGGAGAGATTGCAGAAGGCGGTAAGAACATTGAACGGGCCACACCAATTGATATATTACCGTTGTATGTGCAGGCTGGCTCTATTATTCCGTGGGGGCCAAAAGTGCAATACGCAAACGAGAAGAAATGGGACAATTTAACTATCCGGGTTTATCCTGGTGCTGATGGTGAATTTACCTTGTATGAAGATCAAAACGATAATTATAATTATGAAAAGGGTGTGTATGCCACTATAGATTTTGCATGGAACGATAAAGAACGCACATTGACCATTAATGAACAAAAAGGGGCATTTCCGGGAATGATTACCAAAAGGAAATTTAATTTGATCATTGTCAAGCCTAATCATGGCACAGGCATTGAAACTACTTCTCCTGATAAAACCATCAATTATAATGGCAGGGATATAAAAGTCAAATTTTAG
- a CDS encoding alpha-L-fucosidase, with protein sequence MKKQLFTFVFAVLSQLMYAQTYTPTTANLESRKVFEDMRFGMFIHWGPFSIPGSGEWVMNQRNITVKNYTRLEDFFNPISFDAAKYVSTAKSAGMKYITLITRHHDGFSMWDTKYSDFNIMHTPYKKDIVKLIADECHKQGIKLVLYYSLLDWRRDDYSYWTGNTGQGTGRTVHGDWNNYIKFMKNQLTELLTNYGEIEGIWFDGYWDQVKKGTKEPQVDWHTAEIYTLIHKLQPKCLVGNNHHSTPLPGEDFQMFEKDLPGGNTTGFGGAAASSLPLETCETMNDSWGFNITDTKYKSVPSLIHYMVNAAGYNANFLLNIGPMPNGAIQPEFIDTLKNVGQWMKANGATIYGTRGNLIPQQSWGTVTMKNKTIYVHILKPVGNKPVYIPNITQKVLTAMLFGNKHKVRYEQQNGGVTLYLDDVVPDKIDTIIQLEI encoded by the coding sequence ATGAAGAAACAACTGTTCACTTTTGTATTTGCTGTGCTTAGCCAGTTAATGTATGCGCAAACTTATACGCCAACCACTGCAAACCTGGAAAGCCGTAAGGTATTTGAAGATATGCGTTTCGGGATGTTTATTCACTGGGGGCCTTTTAGCATCCCGGGCTCGGGTGAGTGGGTAATGAATCAAAGGAATATAACAGTAAAAAATTATACCCGGCTGGAAGATTTTTTTAACCCCATTAGTTTTGATGCGGCAAAATATGTGAGCACAGCCAAAAGCGCGGGTATGAAATACATTACCTTAATTACCCGGCATCACGATGGTTTTAGCATGTGGGATACAAAATATTCCGACTTCAATATTATGCATACCCCTTACAAAAAGGATATTGTTAAACTCATAGCCGACGAATGCCACAAACAAGGCATAAAGCTGGTATTATATTATTCCTTACTGGATTGGCGACGAGACGATTATTCATACTGGACAGGCAATACCGGGCAGGGGACCGGCAGGACTGTACATGGCGACTGGAACAACTACATTAAGTTTATGAAAAACCAGCTTACCGAGCTTTTAACCAATTATGGTGAAATAGAAGGCATTTGGTTTGACGGTTACTGGGACCAGGTAAAAAAGGGGACAAAAGAACCACAAGTTGACTGGCATACTGCCGAGATATATACCCTGATACATAAGCTTCAGCCTAAATGCCTGGTAGGCAACAACCACCACAGCACACCTTTGCCCGGCGAAGATTTCCAGATGTTCGAAAAAGATTTGCCTGGTGGCAATACAACCGGCTTTGGTGGGGCCGCAGCATCTTCATTACCTTTAGAAACCTGCGAAACCATGAACGATTCGTGGGGCTTTAATATTACCGATACGAAATATAAATCGGTACCATCACTTATTCATTACATGGTTAACGCAGCGGGGTATAACGCTAATTTTTTACTTAACATTGGCCCTATGCCCAATGGCGCTATCCAGCCAGAGTTTATAGATACATTAAAAAATGTTGGCCAATGGATGAAAGCGAACGGCGCTACTATTTATGGCACACGCGGTAACCTGATACCTCAACAAAGTTGGGGTACAGTTACCATGAAGAATAAAACTATATACGTGCATATTTTAAAACCGGTAGGTAATAAACCTGTATATATTCCGAACATCACGCAAAAGGTGTTAACTGCGATGCTGTTCGGCAATAAGCATAAGGTAAGATATGAACAGCAAAACGGTGGAGTTACCTTATATTTGGATGATGTTGTCCCTGATAAAATAGACACCATAATCCAGCTTGAAATTTAA